In the Triticum aestivum cultivar Chinese Spring chromosome 2B, IWGSC CS RefSeq v2.1, whole genome shotgun sequence genome, cccttcgaagctgcccttcaagaactcgaagccaccgtgcgctggccccatggtgggcgccaactgtcatggatttgtcacgacagatgtccttagtgcgaggacttaatcgtgaggccaacgcatctatgtggtagctttagaggggttgagcgggacgagagacgcgagattttacccaggttcggcccctcacagtggaggtaaaatcctacatcctgcttcattgatattgatgatgatgataccgattacaagggtgctctatctcgagagccaTAGACTTGTTTGTCTAACCCTAACTTGTCTAACATGtgaaaacttgtccctcttggggcgccctgcccctccttatataagttgaaggggcggcttatgtgactagtcctagtaggattaggattactcttttacaagtggagtcctagtcttgcttcctttgtaagggaatattccttatgctttcctcttaagccggcccaccataacatgagtcggCCTTCTGAGCCTTGAGTCTTCTGGGCCTTCGAgtcttgtcgctcctctaacccaccggccgggtcaccaatgagtcacctaGCTCGGCCGGGtaatcagtgagtggagagatccgggcgggtcacttagtgagtcgccaagtcagggcgggtcactagtgagtcaccaagtccggacgggtcatacttccggccgggtcataccgcggggtatatccctgacaaccACATATAATTACTCTCAAActaaaaacccacaaatcactatacttatagagcattgcaagagctaatctagcaatgagagataaaAGGACAAAGTtgttaacctttgtgatcacttggatagatagggggccttcaaatcttgacacaTTTTGGGCAAAATGAaggatgagctcgagctttggggaagaacagagaggagaggaaaggggaagaacagagaacTCGATCGCGGGCtagacgaagggtttatataggaaaacctttagtcccggttcgtggcacaaaccgggactaaaggtgagcTTCTAGTActggtttgtgccatgaaccgggactaaagggactggtggggccccagcctgacaccACCCTGTCAccacccctttagtgccggttcgtgtcacgaaccgggactaatgatgcccgtccccctagccgttggaaccggcactgacggtcacattagtgccggttcgtttACAAATCGGGACTAATGTATCTCATGTAAAGTAGTTTTCCTACTAGTGCGTGTTGCAGAACATTTATGCAACACGGGTCATGTTGCAGAAATTTTCGCAAAGAGTTTTTTTAACAGAGGTCTTGTTGCAgtttttttgcaacagaggtcttgttgcagttttttgcaacagaggtctcATTGCAAACTTATTTTTTCTACAATTAGAGGTCTTGTTCTAGTTTTTGCAACAGAGTCCTCGCTGCAGAAACTCATCATAGTGGACAGTGAGCAACGAGCAGGGGCCATGTTGACCCATAAAAGGAACCGCGGGCAGGACAAGCATTGTACAAATGTGCCGGCGCATGCTCGCTTGAGATCCACCGGTTGATGTCAAGCGTTTTCCATAAAAAATTGCCCAAAACTATTATGTGTACAAAAATGGAAACTTAACAAATGGCATATGCAACAAGTTTTTGCCATGTAGTGTACAAAATTAATTGCCATCTTATATTTATGGCCAAGCCATGAGGTTAGTTTCACGCGCACAATGCTAAATAGATGACCAAAATTATTATAAATATTTGATCAATCATTAAGAATAAGGGGTAGCTACTAAATTAACAAACCCTCACTACATTTCATCCACAAGCTCCGCACAATCAGAATGAACCAGATGGTTCTGGATGCCCTTCTTCATCGCCATAGCTCAGCTGTGTGAGCATCCATAGTTATTTCAATATAGCTCCAATCTTATTTCTTTTGAAAGAAATTCGGCAACAAGAAAAGACCTTAGCCTTTCCGTCTCCTCCCGTCGACACCGCCGCTGGTCCGGCCCATCTCTGAtgacctttgggccatggaggtgcggaggatctTGGCCACCCCCGCCGATGGGAGGGAACCCGTTCTCGTTCTTATTAGATCCCACCTCTTGGTTGGGTCTGTGTGGCAGCGACGATGTTCCTcggtaggaataatgtctcccacgttCTTTCTTGTCCCAATGGTGTGCCTAGCATCGTCGCGTGGAGGTGTGTCTCTATCGGATCTCACGGGATTTGGTCGGTTAtggtcttcggtggatctgttTGGATCCGGTCTCCATTCGTCTTCGTTTGGTTGTTTATAAgtttgatccttctgatctacgactTTCTCTATCGGCGATGGTTGTTACTTTGGCGCCTTGGTCCTATGGAGCCTTATCACGACGACTtcccgattgtctactacaacaagaaCTTCTACTACAACAAGCTTTGTCCGGTTTCGATGAGTGAGGGGTGATGACGACGGCGCGTCTTCGGCTTGTTAAGTATTCCTTGGTAGGTGGTCTACAGATCTGATCGTTATTTTCATTACCCTTAGCTTTGTACTACCAAAATTGAAAATAAATAGATTGAAGTTTCTCCTAAAAAAATGGGCAACAAAGTTTAACATTTCACCCACTGGCTCGAATGGGGCACTCACTATTTCCGCATACCCGGTACAACCCGAACCCCACTAGTGGAAATGGGTTAGAACAGAACCCGCAAGACGGACAGCTGGCCGCAAAACCCCCTCCCCTGTTCCTCGCTAATCTCCATTTCCCACAAACCCCTCTACCCTTCGCTGCGCAACCCAACCACTCCGCCTCCTCCGAGGGCGAGCAGCTTCCAGGAGCTAGGGTTTCCCGTACCGATCGATGGCGCTGACCGTCGTCGTGGtgctgccctcgccgccgccgccgccgccccagccggaGCAGATCGTCGTCGCGGTGCtgccctcgccgccaccgccgcccccgccggcgcgGGTCGTCGTCGTGGCGCCGGCGCTCGTGTGCCTCCCCTTCGTCCTCCGCGTCGTGGCGTTTGCCCTCATCTACCTGGGCTTCGCGCTTGCGTGGATCGTGTCTGCGGCCACGGCTGCAGAGGTCGTCGCGCGCCGCGCCTGGGGCGAGGGCTCCGCTCCCTTCCTGTTCCTCCATGCGGTCATGTACGGGGCCCTCCTTGCGTTGCTCGCGCTTGACGCCCTGCTACTGTGCGCCCTGTGCGTGGCCTACGTGATTGCAGTTGTATCTGGATCCACTTCGGGATTCAAGAAGGTATCGTGCAAATTAACTCCCTGTGATTTTTAATCCTATCGAATTGCAGCTGTACATAGGCCAGTGTTATCATTATGTTCTAATTAAGTTGTCATATATATTGTGGTCTAATTAATTTCGTAGTTCAGGATGTCCTGATGATGagtagtaggaggaggaggagtagttcTTTTCATTTGTGTTCATCACTTCATTTGCAACATACCATTTCCAAACCATTCCATATTTAATGTCCATCAGTATGGTTTTGTTGAAATTGCTGTCCTCAGAGCGCCTTCGGAGCAATCACAGGGGAGTCAGCTGCACACTTGTTTAGGCTTCTGCGCCCCGCGGTGCTTGGATTTGTCGTGGAGTTGGCCTTCATCCTGCTAGCGCTCGCTGGTCTTCTGGTAGAGATGATGTCGCCACATGTGAAGGGATCGATATCTCTGGGGGAAATGGTCGGTTCTGTAATCGAGGATGTGGGGATATTTGGTATGCACGCGACAGTTTGCTTTCTTATCATCCCAGCTCTCGTTCTTAGTCTTTGGAGGGAGTGCTAGGCGGACAGGAACGCACCATCGCAGTTCTGTTGAGGTATATTTATACCTCCCCCTTTTGCTTTGCTGCCCTGTATCTGTGAGCCGTATGATCTTTCTCAATTATAATCTGC is a window encoding:
- the LOC123043804 gene encoding uncharacterized protein encodes the protein MALTVVVVLPSPPPPPPQPEQIVVAVLPSPPPPPPPARVVVVAPALVCLPFVLRVVAFALIYLGFALAWIVSAATAAEVVARRAWGEGSAPFLFLHAVMYGALLALLALDALLLCALCVAYVIAVVSGSTSGFKKSAFGAITGESAAHLFRLLRPAVLGFVVELAFILLALAGLLVEMMSPHVKGSISLGEMVGSVIEDVGIFGMHATVCFLIIPALVLSLWREC